In a single window of the Candidatus Celerinatantimonas neptuna genome:
- the plsX gene encoding Phosphate acyltransferase — MATIVAKKLLTSKAASLQHLTLALDAMGGDYGPSVIVPAVQQAISHYPYIHFFLVGDRAQIGSELACHQLTQSHRISILHTQEIISDEDKPSNALKAGRHSSMRLALEQVAIGQAQACISAGNTGALMALARSVLKPLPGITRPALISIFPTHKNTQTVMLDLGANINSGDQLLFQFAMMGSILVCQLWGIDTPKVALLNIGRESIKGSESIKKTAVRLKQCDFVDFRGNIEGNRIFNGDVDVIVCDGFVGNVALKTAEGTAEYVLKIIKQQLSSNMLKRLCMRFLMPELATQITQLSPQRYNGACLLGLDGIVVKSHGGANQSAFFRAIQEAVELYQHQIPRMIGEQLQEWMPKKTS; from the coding sequence ATGGCTACTATCGTGGCCAAAAAGTTATTAACAAGTAAGGCCGCATCGTTGCAACATCTAACCTTAGCGTTAGATGCTATGGGGGGCGATTATGGCCCCTCTGTTATTGTTCCTGCTGTCCAACAAGCTATAAGTCATTATCCTTATATCCATTTTTTTCTAGTTGGTGATAGAGCTCAAATCGGTTCTGAATTAGCTTGTCATCAGTTAACCCAGAGTCATCGCATTTCAATCTTACATACTCAAGAAATTATTTCAGATGAAGACAAACCATCGAATGCCTTAAAGGCTGGCCGTCATTCATCGATGCGACTTGCTCTAGAGCAAGTCGCTATTGGTCAGGCCCAAGCTTGTATTAGTGCAGGAAATACAGGGGCGTTGATGGCTTTGGCCCGAAGTGTTTTAAAACCTTTACCTGGTATAACAAGACCGGCACTAATTAGTATTTTCCCAACGCATAAAAATACTCAAACAGTCATGCTTGACCTTGGAGCAAATATTAATAGTGGAGACCAGCTTCTTTTCCAATTTGCGATGATGGGAAGTATTCTGGTATGTCAGCTGTGGGGAATAGATACACCAAAGGTTGCACTCCTAAATATTGGGCGCGAGTCAATAAAAGGAAGTGAGTCTATTAAAAAAACAGCAGTTCGGCTAAAGCAATGTGATTTCGTCGATTTTCGTGGAAATATTGAAGGAAATAGAATTTTCAATGGAGATGTCGACGTCATTGTCTGTGATGGATTTGTCGGAAATGTTGCTTTAAAAACTGCTGAGGGAACAGCTGAGTATGTACTTAAAATAATAAAACAACAACTGTCTTCTAATATGCTAAAACGATTATGCATGCGTTTTTTAATGCCTGAACTTGCAACACAAATTACACAGCTTTCACCACAGCGATATAATGGCGCTTGTCTTTTGGGGTTGGATGGCATCGTTGTAAAAAGTCATGGTGGTGCTAACCAGTCAGCTTTCTTTCGTGCAATCCAGGAAGCCGTCGAATTATATCAACATCAAATTCCGCGGATGATTGGAGAACAACTGCAGGAATGGATGCCTAAAAAAACATCATGA